Within Candidatus Cloacimonadota bacterium, the genomic segment TATCATCGGGTTATCATCGAGTGAGCACAGGATGATAACACCTTGATATCAGGTTCAGCACTGGATCGAACAAAGGGAAAGATAATAATGATTCAAAAGCTCCCTTCGGTCGCTGTGGCACTCCAAGCTTGACATGACAGTAGTTTCCAGTACATTATTTGGAATAATATGGCGTTTTTCCCAGTTAATAAAAGCGATCTGAATGCCCGTGCTTGGTCTGCCTGCGACATCATCCTCATCAGCGGAGATGCCTATGTAGACCATCCCTCCTTTGGCGTGCCCATCATCGCGCGGAGCTTGGAAGCAGCCGGATTCAAGGTAGGCATCATCGCTCAACCGGATTGGCATAACGACGCGGATTTCATGGCACTTGGCGCTCCTCGACTGTTTTTTGGCATCAGCTCTGGAAATATGGACTCCATGGTGAATCATTATACTGCCCAGCGCCGGTTGCGATCCGATGACGCCTACAGTCCGGAAGGCAATAGCGGAAAGAGACCCGATCGTGCTGTGATGATTTACACAAACATCGTCAAACGGCAGATCATCCCCTACATCATTATCGGCCATCCCGGCACCACTATGGATGATGCTCTGGCATTGAAACACTGGCTGGAAAAACATAAGATTCACGTGGAGCAAGTACAGGAATTCACTCCCACCCCAATGACGATAAGCACATGCATGTATTATACGGGTCTGGATTTTGAAACTGGAAATCCCATCCATATTCCTTCTCCGGGCGAGATCCGCAAACAGAAAGAGCTGATCGTGAAACCCGGGCCTGCTTCCGGGTCCCGGCTCCATAACCCCCCCCCCAAAAAAAAGCATAGACAGATAGTTACTCCAATCCGCACATCCACATTGTTGTTGACAGAAAAGCCTATGTAATAATCTTGAAATCTATACAGGGGTGCTGAGTTTTCAGCTGAGAATATACCCTTCGAACCTGATCCGGATAATACCGGCGCTAGGAAGTACATAATACTCCCCACCAGATTCAAACCTCGAAGGATCCTCTCAATCCCCCCAGAATAATGATAAGGGGAAACACATGGAAAAAACTATTTCCACAGCCATCTGTCAAGAGTGGTTCAACAAACTGTCTCTACATCTTGAAAACGACGTAATTATTGTAGGTGCGGGGCCATCGGGCCTTATCTGCGCCGCGGAACTGGGATCCAAAAACATCAAAACCTGTCTCATCGAAAGTAAATTGGCCCCCGGCGGAGGCATGTGGGGCGGTGCCATGCTGTTCAATAGCATCGTAATCCAAGAAGAAGCCCGCTTTATCCTGCAAAAATACGGTATCAATCATCGAGAACACAAGCCTGGATTCTATGTAGCCGATGCCGCCGAAGCCACTTCCGCACTCATCTACCACGCTAGTCATAACGGTTGTGCCATATTTTCCGGTATGTGCATGGAAGATGTACGGGTAAAAGAAGATAGAGTCCGGGGAGTAGTGGTAAACTGGACTCCCATAAAACGCCTGGATATGCACGTGGATCCGCTTTCACTGCTGGCTACAATCGTTTTGGACGCGACGGGACACCCCTCAGAAGTAGTAAAAGTTCTGGTGAACAAGAATCAGGTAACTCTTAAGCTGCCTCAGACAGGAATCCGGGGAGAAAGATCGATGAATGCAGAAGCGGGCGAGAAAGCCTGTATTCAATACACATCAGAACTATATCCCGGATTGTATGTGAGCGGCATGGCTGCCTGCGGGGTAAGCGGTAGCAATCGCATGGGGCCAATCTTTGGCGGGATGCTGCTTTCCGGGATGAAAGCCGCCAAATTGATAAGCTCCGCTCTGGGAAAGGACTGATCGATGCAGGACTTTGGACTATATATAGTAATGACTTCACCCGATTTGGGTTATCGTGAATTTACCAGGCTGTGCGTGGAGATGGAAGTTCCATTCATTCAGCTAAGAGACAAAGAGATGCCCTTCGAAAACCTGCTGGCACTGGCCAAAGACCTGGTATCCATTTGCAAAGGCAGCAAAACCCGTCTCATCGTAAACGACAACATCGAGCTCTGCCGTTTATCAGATGCCGACGGCCTACACCTTGGGCCGGAGGATGATCCCTGGACAGAAGCCCGAAATAAACTACCTGACGACAAGATAATCGGAGTTTCTACTCACAACCTCAATGAAGCCATGACAATGATATCACAGATGAAATATGCGGGTGAGCTGAAAGCACCGGACTACATGAGCTTTGGCCCCATATACTCTACTGTGGCAAAAAAGATTCCCGATGCTCCCCTTGGCACCGAAAACCTACACTATGTAATCCAGCAAGCTCCAGTACCGCTTGTGGCAATAGGGGGAATCTTCCCTCACAATATGCCGGAAGTATTGGCAAGCGGAGCTCGCAACCTATGCTTTATCAGACACTTCGGCTCTTCTGCCACGGCAAGCGAACTGAAGAGAAAAATTATACAATTCTACACAATCCTAAAGGAGACACAATCATGACACAGATAGATATGGCCAAACAAGGCAAGATGACTAAGGAAATGCAATGCGTAGCTATAGATGAGCAGATCGACTGCCGAGAACTGATGAAACTGATCGCGAAAGGCGAAGTGGTGATACCTCACAATCGAAACCGCAATGCCAGACCCACCGCTATCGGCAACAATACCCGCACCAAAATCAACGCCAATATTGGAACATCAGACCTGCAGTGCGAGCTCTCGCTGGAACTGGAAAAGCTTGCCCTTTGCGATAAATTCGGCGCTCATAGCGTGATGGATCTCTCCACCGGTGGGAACCTGAAAGAGATTCGTAAGACAATGCTGAAAGAAAGCCCGTTAATCCTAGGCACTGTGCCCATCTATGCGGTGGCTTCGGAACTGGACAAAAAAGGTAAAGATATCCGCGACTTCGAGCCGAATATGCTCTTTGAAGAAATCCAGGATCAAGCGGAGCAAGGCGTAGATTTTGTAACCGTTCACGCCGGTATAAACCGATGGAGCCTGCTGGCACATTCAAACGACAAACGCCTTTTGGGCATCGTGAGCCGGGGAGGATCGCTGCTCAAACGCTGGATGATGCACAGCGGCAAAGAAAACCCTCTGTATGAAGATTACGACAGATTGTTGAGCATCTGTAAAAAGCACGACCTTTGCCTCAGCTTGGGCGATGGCTTCCGCCCCGGGGCCATCTTCGATGCCACAGATTCCACTCAGATTTCCGAGCTGATCGTATTGGCAGAATTGGTGAAACGCGCTCGTGATGCCAATGTACAAGTGATGGTGGAAGGCCCGGGACATGTGCCACTCACGGATATCGAAGCAAACGTAAGATTGCAGAAAAAGCTCTGCGATAATGCCCCATTCTACGTTTTGGGCCCTCTACCCACAGATTTTGCCTGTGGCTACGATCACATCAGCGGCGCCATCGGCGGTGCTTTAGCAGCTTCAGCCGGAGCGGATTTTCTGTGTTACGTTACTCCCGCAGAACACCTCTGCCTGCCGGATTTGGAAGATGTGAAACAGGGCATCATCGCTTCCCGCATTGCCGCTCATATCGCCGATATAGCCAAGGGCTGTCCCGGAGCGGTACACATCGACAATACAATCGCCAAAGCGCGTCGACAAATGGATTGGGATACCATCTTCCAAAACTGCGTGGATCCTGAATTGGCACAAAAACGTAAGTATGATACCTCTCACAGCCAAGAGGATCGCTGCAGTATGTGCGGCAACCTGTGTGCCATCAAAACCGACAAAGCGGATATTCATGCCTGATGTGATGGCAACAATCGGCGCCATCGATAGTAGCGGTGGCGCCGGGATAAACCAGGAC encodes:
- a CDS encoding sulfide-dependent adenosine diphosphate thiazole synthase, which translates into the protein MEKTISTAICQEWFNKLSLHLENDVIIVGAGPSGLICAAELGSKNIKTCLIESKLAPGGGMWGGAMLFNSIVIQEEARFILQKYGINHREHKPGFYVADAAEATSALIYHASHNGCAIFSGMCMEDVRVKEDRVRGVVVNWTPIKRLDMHVDPLSLLATIVLDATGHPSEVVKVLVNKNQVTLKLPQTGIRGERSMNAEAGEKACIQYTSELYPGLYVSGMAACGVSGSNRMGPIFGGMLLSGMKAAKLISSALGKD
- a CDS encoding thiamine phosphate synthase — translated: MQDFGLYIVMTSPDLGYREFTRLCVEMEVPFIQLRDKEMPFENLLALAKDLVSICKGSKTRLIVNDNIELCRLSDADGLHLGPEDDPWTEARNKLPDDKIIGVSTHNLNEAMTMISQMKYAGELKAPDYMSFGPIYSTVAKKIPDAPLGTENLHYVIQQAPVPLVAIGGIFPHNMPEVLASGARNLCFIRHFGSSATASELKRKIIQFYTILKETQS
- the thiC gene encoding phosphomethylpyrimidine synthase ThiC, which codes for MTQIDMAKQGKMTKEMQCVAIDEQIDCRELMKLIAKGEVVIPHNRNRNARPTAIGNNTRTKINANIGTSDLQCELSLELEKLALCDKFGAHSVMDLSTGGNLKEIRKTMLKESPLILGTVPIYAVASELDKKGKDIRDFEPNMLFEEIQDQAEQGVDFVTVHAGINRWSLLAHSNDKRLLGIVSRGGSLLKRWMMHSGKENPLYEDYDRLLSICKKHDLCLSLGDGFRPGAIFDATDSTQISELIVLAELVKRARDANVQVMVEGPGHVPLTDIEANVRLQKKLCDNAPFYVLGPLPTDFACGYDHISGAIGGALAASAGADFLCYVTPAEHLCLPDLEDVKQGIIASRIAAHIADIAKGCPGAVHIDNTIAKARRQMDWDTIFQNCVDPELAQKRKYDTSHSQEDRCSMCGNLCAIKTDKADIHA